The genomic segment ACTAGATCCGGATGCGTCGGCCACGGCGGGCACTGAATCTCGCCGTTCGATGCACCCGTCTGCGGAATCCCCGCAATATACGTCTTGCACTCCTCGCCCGCCAGCTTGGTGAACTGCGCGATGTGCGTGTCCCAGTCCGGCCCATTCCAGTCGTTGTCCGCCGTCACATCCAGATTCGGCTGCACGAGGACTGCCGTCGCACTCGTTGGAGCTTTGTCGCGCGTCGTCCTTAAAGTTCCTGCGAAGAGTGTCCCAATAATGAGCCCGAATGCGATTCCCTTTGCCATACCGCGCAAGTTCTGCCCGCGATAGCCAAACCGTCCCATCCACGAACCAACAAAAAGCGCATTAACCGCCACCAGCACAAAGCTGATCCCATACACGCCTGTCCAGGGCGCGAGCAGGGTCAGCCGAGCGTTGTCCACCTGCGAATACCCCAACTGATCCCACGGAACGGACGTAATCCGCGCCCCCACCAGCTCCTGCGCCACCCACAAAAACGGCGCAGCCGCCAGCGCCCATCCAATGCCAAACCGCCGACGCACCACCGCCAGCCCCAGCCCGAATAGCCCGAAGTACCCCCCCAGCACTAGGCTGAACATCACCAGCAGCAGCGCCGAAACAACCGGCGGCAGCCCGCCGTGAATCTCCATCGTGGCGTAGATCCAGTAGCAGTTGCCCATGTACCAGAGCACGCCGCACAGATATGCCACCAGAAACGAGCGCCGCAGCGGTCGATCCTCATCCTCCGACGCGCGGAGAACCGCCCAGATCAGCGGAGCCAGCCCAAACCAAGCAAACACGCTCCGCCACGGGGGCATCGGCCCCGCCAGTGGAAACGGCAACTCCAGCAGCCCGGCGCTCAAAACCGCCGCCGCCCACCTCATCCAACGTTGTCCCTGCATCCTGCGCCGAGTGTATCGCACAGATCGTGATGGCCCTCGCTCCCCGCACACCCGACGCAGCGCCTCGGTAAACCGTTCCCCCTTTGGACCCGAAACGGCGTTACAATCGTTTACATGCTTCCCCTGTTTTCGACATCTTCCAGTTCGTCAACGGCGTTCCTGGTTCCTTAGGCCAGCATTAAGTTGTTCCTTATGAGCCTCTTCGGTTTCTTCATGCGGATTTAATTGACTCCCGCGATCTTCGGCTCTAGACTCAGCCAAGGGCGGACACAGAACGCAGAGAATCTCGCCCCAAGGAAGCTATAAGGCCGGCCGCTCGCCGGCAATTTTGTGATGGCCTCTTCGCGAACGACCGTAGCACCGCCTCCCGACCGCGTTCGGCTCATTGTGGCATCCTCCGTGATGCTCAGCTTCATCTCCTTCTGGCGAGCCGCCGCAATTGTCCTCAACGACCTGGGCTCATCCGCCTTTTATGCCGGCGGCATCGCTGAGCAGGCCATTGGCAAGTCCGCCCCCTGGTTCATCCTCGGCATCATGCTGTTCAGCTTCGCCGTGCGCGCCGTGTACGTCGAAAGCTGTTCCATGTTCACCCGGGGCGGCGTTTACCGCGTCGTCAAGGAGGCGCTCGGCGGAACCTTCGCCAAGCTCAGTGTCTCCGCCCTGATGTTCGACTACATCCTCACGGGCCCCATCTCGGGCGTGTCGGCCGGGCAGTACATCGTCGGCCTCATGAACGAGCTGATGCACGTGCTGATGCAGTATCACTGGCTGCCGCCCGCGCTGATCTCCAACGGCGTCCCTTACCAGTTCGACGTCAATCACACCTCAGCAGTCTTCGCGGGCATCGTCACCATTTATTACTGGTGGCAGAACGTCAAGGGCATCGAGGAGTCCAGCGACAAGGCTCTCCGCGTCATGCAGATCACCACCATCATGGTGGTCGTCCTCATGGCCTGGGGCGTCTACTCCGTCTTCACGCAAGGCGTTCACCTGCCGCCGCCCCCCACGCCTTCCAATCTGAAGTTCAGTGACGACGCTCTAGGCTTCCTTAAGTACAAGCCCGATCTTCTGCCCAGCCTTGGCCTCTTCGGCATCCTCATGGCGTTCGGCCACTCCATCCTCGCCATGTCCGGCGAAGAGAGTCTCGCCCAGGTCAATCGCGAAATCGAGCATCCCAAGCTAAAGAACCTCAAGCGCGCGGCCATTGTCATCGCGATCTACAGCTTGATCTTTACGGGCGGCGCAACTCTGCTCGCCGCGATGCTCATTCCAGACTGGCCACGGACCCATATCTACCAGGACAACCTCATTGCCGGTCTTGCCATGTACATGACCGGCCCAATGGCCGCCAGAATCTGCTTCCGCATCTTCGTCGTGATCGTCGGCTTCCTCATCCTCTCCGGAGCCATCAACACCTCCATGATCGGCTCCACCGGCGTTCTCCAGCGCGTTGCTGAAGACGGCGTACTCACCGACTGGTTCCGCAAACCTCACCCCAAGTTCGGATCTCCCTCGCGCATCGTGAACCTCGTCTTCGCGCTGCAGATGTTCACCATCATCGCCACCCGAGGCAACGTCATCACTCTCGGCGAAGCGTATGCCTTCGGCGTGATCTGGTCCTTCACCTTCAATGCGCTGGCCATGCTCGTCCTCCGATGGAAATACAAAG from the Occallatibacter riparius genome contains:
- the lnt gene encoding apolipoprotein N-acyltransferase; the encoded protein is MQGQRWMRWAAAVLSAGLLELPFPLAGPMPPWRSVFAWFGLAPLIWAVLRASEDEDRPLRRSFLVAYLCGVLWYMGNCYWIYATMEIHGGLPPVVSALLLVMFSLVLGGYFGLFGLGLAVVRRRFGIGWALAAAPFLWVAQELVGARITSVPWDQLGYSQVDNARLTLLAPWTGVYGISFVLVAVNALFVGSWMGRFGYRGQNLRGMAKGIAFGLIIGTLFAGTLRTTRDKAPTSATAVLVQPNLDVTADNDWNGPDWDTHIAQFTKLAGEECKTYIAGIPQTGASNGEIQCPPWPTHPDLVAWPEAPAPFIQPDAKFQKAAAQVAQSVQSPLVVGGIGTEWVGGDEGWHNYNSAMLFRADGSFQGRYDKIHLVPFGEYIPFKDLLTFAHKLTGRVSSFSRGTDRMVFRIPDQKGTLHRYGFLICYEAVFADEVREFAKNGAEVLVNLSDDGWYGDTSAPWQHLNMARMRAIENRRWLLRDTNNGVTAAIDPYGRVRQSIPRHAVDALPAQYGFRDDVTFYTQHGDVFGWLCALSAIAIVGWSATKLVTH
- a CDS encoding APC family permease; amino-acid sequence: MASSRTTVAPPPDRVRLIVASSVMLSFISFWRAAAIVLNDLGSSAFYAGGIAEQAIGKSAPWFILGIMLFSFAVRAVYVESCSMFTRGGVYRVVKEALGGTFAKLSVSALMFDYILTGPISGVSAGQYIVGLMNELMHVLMQYHWLPPALISNGVPYQFDVNHTSAVFAGIVTIYYWWQNVKGIEESSDKALRVMQITTIMVVVLMAWGVYSVFTQGVHLPPPPTPSNLKFSDDALGFLKYKPDLLPSLGLFGILMAFGHSILAMSGEESLAQVNREIEHPKLKNLKRAAIVIAIYSLIFTGGATLLAAMLIPDWPRTHIYQDNLIAGLAMYMTGPMAARICFRIFVVIVGFLILSGAINTSMIGSTGVLQRVAEDGVLTDWFRKPHPKFGSPSRIVNLVFALQMFTIIATRGNVITLGEAYAFGVIWSFTFNALAMLVLRWKYKGERGWKVPPNIRIGKTEVPIGLICVFLVLFSTAVTNLFTKSVATVSGIAFAGTFFIIFTVSEHQNKRRHALTARQMKDHFQLEHQDTISRESVDIRPGGVMVTMRDAANPFALKWALAKHASDDTDVVVLSARIMAAGGPEFLSSEEQSFSEHEQMLFTKAISVAESFGKTVSLLVVPAGDIFAALAQSANNLEVDSIVSGVSSKMTSEDQAYHMGQAWEALPEPKRQFNFYVVEPNGQSKVFYIGPHAPNLSPDDVQLVHRLWLNMRRDPTVSDLHHSDIITYALTRLAGQYAREKADILRDIRNYRAANLPADSGPLGSHQLAGTHPAGDTNERHGAPPRSN